Genomic segment of Paenalkalicoccus suaedae:
ATCTGAAGAAGACGTATCAGCAGGCTACGATGCTGTCTTTTTACCAGGCGGTCACGGTACGGTTTACGACTATCCGGACAACCTCTTACTACAGCGACTTCTCAGAGAGACAGCTGAAAATGATCGCGTTATCGGATCTGTATGCCACGGACCTAGTGGACTCATTCATGCCACTTATGCAGACGGAACACCGATCGTAAAAGGTAAAAAGGTAACAGCATTTACAGACTCTGAAGAGAAGGAAATGGGTCTTGAGAACGTTGTTCCATTCCTATTAGAATCTACGCTACGTGATAAAGGCGCAGACTTTGTCAACAGTGATAATTGGGCAGATTTTTCGGTACGCGATGGAA
This window contains:
- a CDS encoding type 1 glutamine amidotransferase domain-containing protein; the encoded protein is MTKKVLMVLTSEAKMGGDNNTGLWLEEFAAPYVTFVKAGFDVKVVSIAGGQVPLDPNSLPEESQLEWQEAESKLANTEKLSEEDVSAGYDAVFLPGGHGTVYDYPDNLLLQRLLRETAENDRVIGSVCHGPSGLIHATYADGTPIVKGKKVTAFTDSEEKEMGLENVVPFLLESTLRDKGADFVNSDNWADFSVRDGNLVTGQNPQSSQSTADKVVEALS